One genomic region from Doryrhamphus excisus isolate RoL2022-K1 chromosome 14, RoL_Dexc_1.0, whole genome shotgun sequence encodes:
- the rnf139 gene encoding E3 ubiquitin-protein ligase RNF139 — MASAQARIGQQALAVLDVALRVPCIFIIDAIFNSYYDPGPGWAGAVGKALFRVSGVLISSVVLLLSQKALFKFYTLFLAVVLGAAAVLVNYHATSHIDFYSAYYKAALGFRLVPRNGPTLWLGVAAIQLVFGVGYVFLFNLQSSLAALVVLDIMVPVWGLMIELPLDVRRLVAVFSGMALALNTVVCLTMRLKWFYYSCRYVYLLVRHMYRMYGLQLLLKDTWKRIRFPDVLRVFWLTRVTAQALILIYVVWAVRRESGDATGVTTDGNLDSQGYLLSWDVFWDVTSNLIISGCDSTLTVLGMSAVISSVAHYLGLSILTFIGSTEEEDKRLGFVAPVLFFILALQTGLSSLDPGERLVRLSRNMCLLLTAILHFIQGMTDPVLMSLSASHVSSFRRHFPVLLVSAALFVLPVVLSHALWHHYALNTWLFAVTAFCVELCLKVVVSLTVYGLFMADGFSNVLWEKLDDYVYYVRSTGNIIEFLFGVVMFGNGAYTMMFESGSKIRACMMCLHAYFNIYLQAKNGWKTFINRRTAVKKINSLPELRGDQLRDIEDVCAICYQDFATSARITPCHHYFHALCLRKWLYIQDTCPMCHQRVNVDEDSQDRDAFSNNNGGYAAPPDNNDAAPLLVRENRRQEPPDGQPVNREAAAAAAAAAAAGAGEPAGLDHELLEDNDSIEYDDDEWVVQNGGTPVEEEYLNDDTDSTED, encoded by the exons ATGGCGTCCGCTCAAGCCCGAATCGGCCAGCAGGCCTTAGCGGTGCTCGATGTGGCTCTGCGAGTCCCCTGCATCTTTATCATCGACGCAATTTTTAACTCTTATTACGACCCCGGGCCGGGATGGGCCGGTGCCGTCGGGAAGGCTTTGTTCCGAGTGTCGG GAGTCCTTATCTCCAGCGTGGTGCTGCTGCTCTCCCAGAAGGCCTTGTTCAAGTTCTACACGCTGTTCTTGGCCGTCGTCCTCGGCGCGGCGGCTGTCCTCGTCAACTACCACGCCACGTCTCACATTGACTTCTACAGCGCCTACTACAAAGCGGCGCTGGGCTTCAGACTGGTGCCCAGGAATGGGCCCACGCTGTGGCTGGGCGTGGCGGCCATCCAGCTCGTCTTCGGGGTGGGTTACGTGTTCCTCTTCAACCTGCAGTCGTCGCTGGCCGCTCTGGTGGTCCTGGACATCATGGTGCCCGTATGGGGGCTGATGATCGAGCTGCCGCTGGATGTGCGGCGGCTGGTGGCTGTGTTCTCAGGCATGGCGTTGGCGCTCAACACGGTGGTGTGCCTCACCATGAGGCTCAAGTGGTTCTACTACTCGTGTCGCTACGTTTACCTGCTGGTCCGCCACATGTACCGGATGTACGGTCTACAGCTGCTGCTGAAGGACACTTGGAAGAGGATCAGGTTCCCTGACGTCTTGCGAGTGTTCTGGCTGACCCGGGTCACCGCCCAGGCCCTGATCCTCATCTATGTGGTGTGGGCGGTGCGGCGGGAGAGCGGCGATGCCACGGGAGTGACAACAGATGGGAACTTGGACTCGCAG GGCTACCTGCTGAGCTGGGACGTGTTCTGGGACGTGACCAGTAACCTGATCATCTCCGGATGCGACTCCACACTCACGGTTCTGGGGATGAGTGCCGTCATCTCGTCTGTGGCGCACTACCTGGGTCTCAGCATCCTCACCTTCATCG GTTCGACTGAGGAGGAGGACAAACGTTTGGGCTTCGTGGCTCCAGTTTTGTTCTTCATCCTGGCCTTGCAGACCGGCCTCAGCAGTCTGGACCCCGGGGAACGGCTG GTCCGTCTGAGCCGCAACATGTGCCTTCTGCTGACGGCCATCCTGCACTTCATCCAAGGTATGACCGACCCGGTGCTGATGTCCCTCAGCGCCTCGCACGTCTCCTCGTTCCGCCGCCACTTCCCTGTGTTGCTGGTGTCGGCTGCGCTCTTTGTGCTCCCGGTGGTGCTCAGCCATGCCCTGTGGCACCACTACGCCCTCAACACCTGGCTCTTCGCCGTCACCGCCTTCTGCGTGGAGCTCTGCCTCAAG GTGGTGGTGTCGCTGACAGTCTATGGCCTTTTCATGGCCGACGGCTTCTCCAACGTTCTGTGGGAGAAGCTGGACGACTACGTCTACTATGTGCGCTCCACGGGCAACATCATCGAGTTCCTGTTCGGTGTGGTGATGTTCGGGAACGGCGCCTACACCATGATGTTCGAGTCGGGCAGCAAGATCCGCGCCTGCATGATGTGCCTGCACGCCTACTTCAACATCTACCTGCAGGCCAAGAACGGCTGGAAGACGTTCATCAACCGCCGCACGGCTGTCAAGAAGATCAACTCTCTGCCGGAGCTGCGCGGCGACCAGCTGAGGGACATCGAGGACGTGTGCGCCATCTGCTACCAGGACTTCGCCACCTCGGCTCGCATCACGCCGTGCCACCACTACTTCCACGCGCTGTGCCTCCGCAAGTGGCTGTACATCCAGGACACCTGCCCCATGTGCCACCAGAGGGTCAACGTGGACGAAGACAGCCAAGACAGGGACGCCTTCTCCAACAACAACGGTGGCTATGCGGCGCCGCCGGACAACAATGACGCAGCCCCGCTGCTGGTGAGGGAGAACCGGCGCCAGGAGCCTCCCGACGGCCAGCCCGTGAACCgggaggcggcggcggcagcggcagcGGCTGCTGCTGCGGGTGCTGGCGAGCCAGCTGGGCTGGACCACGAGCTGCTGGAGGACAACGACAGCATCGAGTACGACGACGACGAGTGGGTGGTGCAAAATGGTGGCACACCCGTGGAAGAAGAGTATTTGAACGATGACACAGACTCCACAGAGGACTGA